One genomic window of Saccopteryx bilineata isolate mSacBil1 chromosome 4, mSacBil1_pri_phased_curated, whole genome shotgun sequence includes the following:
- the LOC136334848 gene encoding putative protein T-ENOL isoform X2, translating to MISPSSSSLGRWGHHPQAGTWRAMASTSTRSKEKKGSRLCQAATSLSGALASLSRSEEFLTRISTELTNEALLIAGYHMNPVPTKGKQTQDQGTQISKHVFFTKTQGTDTCSDGHCTHTKAHILPFPRDKRALPSNLTSGG from the exons ATGATCTCCCCAAGTTCCTCCAGCCTGGGGCGCTGGGGTCACCACCCCCAAGCTGGGACCTGGAG GGCGATGGCATCCACTTCTACCAGGAGTAAGGAGAAAAAGGGCAGCCGTCTGTGCCAAGCTGCAACATCTTTGAGTGGAGCTTTG gcttCATTATCTCGTTCCGAGGAATTCCTGACCCGGATCAGCACGGAACTCACCAATGAGGCCTTGCTTATTGCTGGCTACCACATGAACCCTGTGCCTACCAAGGGAAAACAGACACAAGACCAAGGGACTCAGATATCCAAACACG TGTTCTTCACCAAGACCCAAGGCACTGACACCTG CTCTGACGGACACTGTACCCACACCAAGGCACACATCCTGCCATTTCCTCGTGACAAG
- the LOC136334848 gene encoding putative protein T-ENOL isoform X3 — MASTSTRSKEKKGSRLCQAATSLSGALASLSRSEEFLTRISTELTNEALLIAGYHMNPVPTKGKQTQDQGTQISKHVFFTKTQGTDTCSDGHCTHTKAHILPFPRDKRALPSNLTSGG; from the exons ATGGCATCCACTTCTACCAGGAGTAAGGAGAAAAAGGGCAGCCGTCTGTGCCAAGCTGCAACATCTTTGAGTGGAGCTTTG gcttCATTATCTCGTTCCGAGGAATTCCTGACCCGGATCAGCACGGAACTCACCAATGAGGCCTTGCTTATTGCTGGCTACCACATGAACCCTGTGCCTACCAAGGGAAAACAGACACAAGACCAAGGGACTCAGATATCCAAACACG TGTTCTTCACCAAGACCCAAGGCACTGACACCTG CTCTGACGGACACTGTACCCACACCAAGGCACACATCCTGCCATTTCCTCGTGACAAG